The nucleotide window TGTCAGAGCGAATCTATGGTATTCAGGTTTCCGATATTGAAACTCTAAACGCCAACGGCACTAACATGAAATTGTTGGCAGAACGTGGCGTGACGGTATTCTTCACTCAAGTATTCCGAGACAGCTTTTTCCATGCCGACATGCACCCGGGTAACGTATTCGTTAATCCAGAAAATCCGGATAACCCTCAGTGGATTGGTTTGGATTGTGGCATTGTTGGCACGCTCAACAGTGAAGATAAGCGTTATTTAGCAGAGAACCTGCTGGCCTTCTTCAATCGAGATTACCGTAAGGTCGCAGAGCTGCACGTGGATTCGGGTTGGGTTCCACACGACACCAACGTCAACGATTTCGAGTTCGCGATTCGCATGGTGTGTGAGCCAATTTTTGCAAAACCACTTGGCGAGATCTCATTTGGCCATGTGTTGCTAAACTTATTTAATACAGCAAGACGTTTCAACATGGAGGTTCAACCTCAGTTGGTGCTTCTTCAGAAGACCTTGTTGTATGTCGAAGGCCTAGGCCGTCAGCTGTATCCGCAACTTGATTTGTGGGCAACGGCGAAGCCTTTCCTTGAAACCTGGATGATGAATCAGGTGGGGCCGCAAGCTGTGATTAACGCAGTAAAAGAGCGTGCGCCATTCTGGGCAGAAAAACTGCCAGAGCTGCCAGAGCTACTTTATGACAGCTTGCGCCAAGGTAAAGCGATGAACCACAGAATGGATCAGCTTTATCAAGGTTACCGAGATAGTAAGCGTCAGCAAGCAACAGGAAAGTTTTTGTTTGGCGTTGGAGCTACTTTAGTCGTATGCTCCGCAATATTAGTTTCAAGCCCTTATGAGCAGCTATCTATGGGCTGTGGCATCGCAGGTGTCACATTTTGGCTGCTAAGTTGGCGAGCTTACCGTCGTTAGACAGTAGACTCCCTTAATATTTTTTATGTGTAGACAGACCCGAGGACAATGACAATGGGTGGTATCAGTATTTGGCAACTTCTAATCATTGCTGTGATTGTAATTTTACTTTTCGGAACGAAGAAACTGCGCGGCATGGGCGGTGACTTAGGTTCAGCGGTGAAAGGCTTCAAAAAAGCAATGAGCGATGAAGATAAGCCTGCAGATAAGAAAGACGCAGACTTTGAACCAAAGAACATTGAACAGCAGAAGAAAGAAGCTAGCGCTGAAACGACTGCTGAAACAAAGAAAGACAAAGAGCAGGCGTAAATCGTGTTTGATATCGGTTTTTGGGAACTGGTATTAATATCTGTCGTTGGGTTAGTCGTTTTAGGACCTGAGCGTTTACCTGTGGCGATTCGCAGTATTTCCAAGTTTGTTGGACAAGCGAAAAGCATGGCAAACAGTGTGAAAGATGAACTTTCTCACGAGCTTAAGGTGCAAGAGCTGCAAGAAAACCTACGCAAGGCGGAAAAAATGGGTATGGAAGATTTATCTCCAGACCTAAAAGCATCAGTTGATGAACTTAAGCAGGCCGCTGCTCAAGTTCAACGCCCGTATGCCAAGCCTGAGTCTGATAAGCCGAGTGAGACTGAACCTAGTGTCACGGAAACTGTGGAATCTGAAACTATTCAGATCAACAGTGAAGCTTCAGCACCGTCAGATAAGAAAGCCGAATAGTCTCGCAAGGAGGAGTCGCCAGATACTTATGTAGTTATTTAAGTAGACAGCTATTTAAGTAAATAACTATTCAAGTGGATACCAATTCAACTGGATAGATACACGCGGCTCCTTTTCGATCTTCCTGTTTAAGAGGTTTGACATGTCTTCGACTGAGCAGACACAGCCTTTAATTAGCCATCTTCTAGAACTGCGTAATCGCCTATTGCGCGCGATTGTTGCTGTTCTGGTGGTGTTTGTTGGGCTAATTTATTTCGCTAATGATATTTATGAGTTCGTCTCTGCACCTTTGGTAGATCGCTTACCTGAAGGCGCGACGATGATCGCAACTGATGTAGCGTCACCATTTTTCACACCCTTAAAACTGACCTTGATCGCGTCTATATTCCTCGCGGTTCCGTTTATTTTGTATCAGGTGTGGGCTTTTGTCGCTCCGGGCTTATACAAGCATGAGAAGCGCTTGATCATGCCGTTATTGGCTTCAAGCTCATTGCTGTTTTACTGTGGTGTGGCGTTCGCTTACTTCATTGTATTCCCGCTGGTATTTGGCTTTTTTACCGCCATATCATTAGGGGGAGTAGAGTTCGCAACCGACATATCGAGTTACCTTGATTTTGTACTCGCGCTGTTCTTTGCCTTTGGTATCGCTTTTGAAGTGCCAGTCGCCATTATCTTGCTATGTTGGACGGGTGCAACGACACCTAAAGAACTGGCAGAGAAGCGTCCTTACATTGTTGTAGGCGCGTTTATTGTCGGCATGATGCTAACGCCGCCTGATATGATTTCGCAGACACTGTTGGCGATTCCAATGTGTATTCTGTTTGAGATTGGTCTGTTCTTCGCGCGTTTCTATGTGCGTAAACCAGATGCGGATGAAGAGGAAGAAGCGGAGTCTTAATTCGCAGATGCCATGTTTGCAGATGCTATAAAAGCCGTAGTCATTACGGATGAGCATGATCGTTAGAGTTCTTCAGTAAAAATCACATAATAAAAAAGCGGCCCTAGGCCGCTTTTTTATTATGTCTGTTTATCGAATCTTTAACTGATAACCACAGTTCTGACATATATAGAGCTCTTTGATGCCCCAAATTTTATGCCATAGAGTTCGATGTTGACGTTGTAAGTGTTGTGAGTGATCACACATAATCAACTACCTCCATATGCAGGCGGTTGATAGTATACATATCACCTAGTTTTCTCAAATGAATTGAGGATAAATCCGTAATATTTACTTATTAATAGATTTGTCATAGATTAAACAATGATTTAGCATTGATGGTGGTTATATTTTCGACTTCTTCAAGGGTAATTCCGCGTAATTCAGCGATGCGTTTTGCCACCAGTTCGGTGTACGCGGGCTCGTTGCGTTTACCGCGATTCGGTGTTGGTGCTAAGTATGGGCAATCTGTCTCTAGGATGACGTAATTCATATCAAGATGTGGAATCACCTTATCCATCCCCGAGTTCTTAAAGGTCGATACGCCGCCTAAACCTAAATGAAAGCCTAGCTCGTTGATCGCTTGAGCTTCCTCTAAGCTACTGCCAAAACAGTGGAATACCCCGCGTAAGCTGCCATCTTGTTCTTTACGAAGTAGGTTAAGTGTCTCTTCAATGGAATCACGAGTGTGGATCACCACAGGTAGATCAAGCTCTTTTGCCCACTGCAGTTGAGTCACAAACGCCATCTCTTGTTCAGCCTTGAAGGTTTTATCCCAGTACAAGTCGATACCAATCTCACCCACCGCGATAAAGTCATGTTTATCAAACCAAGCTCGAATGGTTTTGAGGGTTTGCTCGATATTCGCATCCACATAACAAGGGTGTAAGCCCATCATTGAACGACACACCTCAGGAAACTGAGCTTCCGTCGCGAGCATTGGCTCGATAGATTCTAAATCGATGTTCGGCAGCAGAATGGTATCAATACCTTGAGCAAGCGCGCGTTGCACGACTTGTTCGCGGTCTTCATCGAATTCGCTCGCGTAAATATGGGCATGGGTGTCGATCATTGTTGTGTCCTGAAAGCGGTCTTTTCTGAGTTGTCATGAGTATACGGCAGTGTGAGGAGAAGGTCATTTTTTGCCATTTATCCCTGTTTTTGAGTGGGTTTTATATTTTACTGTTAGCGTCCTGAGCCATCAGTGATATGCTTTTGCCTGTATTTAGCACTTTCATATCTGAGCATTTTGGTGCTTAGACTAGGCAAGGAGAATCTAGTGTCTGTTTCAATTCAAGGTCAATTCCCAGGTCGTCGTATGCGCCGTATGCGTAAGCACGACTTTAGCCGTCGCCTAATGGCAGAAAATCAATTGTCTGTGGATGATCTCATCTACCCAATGTTTATTCTTATGGGTAAAGAGCGTCGTGAACCTGTCGAGTCAATGCCAGGTGTTGAACGCCTGTCTATCGATCTTATGCTTGAGGAAGCGGATTACCTGTCAAAATTGGGTGTTCCTGCGATTGCTCTGTTTCCGGTAGTGAACCAAGATGCTAAAAGTTTATGCGCGGCTGAAGCTCATAACTCAGAAGGTTTGGTACAACGAGCAGTACGCTTACTCAAAGAGCACGTGCCAAATATGGGTGTGATTACTGACGTAGCACTGGATCCGTTCACTACTCATGGTCAAGACGGCATCATCGATGAAGATGGTTACGTGATGAATGACGAGACGACTGAAGTCTTAATCAAGCAGGCACTATCACACGCTGAAGCGGGTGCTGATGTGGTTGCACCGTCAGACATGATGGATGGCCGTATTGGTAAAATCCGTGAAGCGTTAGAAGAAGCTGGCTACATTCATACTCAAATCATGGCGTACTCTGCAAAATATGCATCGTGCTACTACGGCCCATTCCGTGATGCAGTTGGCAGTGCTTCGAACCTGAAAGGTGGTAACAAGAAGAACTACCAGATGGATCCAGCCAACAGCGATGAAGCAATTCATGAAGTCGCGATGGATCTTAATGAAGGTGCGGACATGGTGATGGTGAAACCAGGCATGCCTTACCTTGATATTGTTCGTCGTGTTAAGCACGAACTGCAAGCGCCTACGTTTGCTTACCAAGTATCTGGTGAATACGCGATGCACAAAGCGGCGATTCAAAACGGCTGGCTGAAAGAGCGCGAAACCGTAATGGAATCACTGTTGTGCTTTAAGCGTGCTGGCGCTGATGGCGTCCTGACGTATTTCGCTAAAGATGTCGCAGAGTGGCTTGCTGAAGATAACGCACAAGCTGCTGAGCACTTGCAAGGCAGGTAAGTACGATCAAGCAAACCATATGATCACCAAAGGGTTGGCCGTTGTGCCAGCCCTTTTGTTTTATGAGGATGAAACAAGATGTCTGTCATTGTGCGTGAAGGCTCATTAGAAGAGGTTGTTTCTGTTGTTGAACAGATTACCGAGTTCGCCAAAAAAGAGAGTGTAGCGTCTTTATCGGAGCGATTAGCGGGTAAAACAAGCCTGCTCCTCGTTGCTGAAGAGGCGGGTGTGTTACTGGGTTTTAAGATCGGTTATGAATTGGATGAAAACACGTTCTATAGCTGGTTTGGTGGCGTATCACCGCTCGCGAGGAACAAAGGCGTTGCACAGGCGCAATTAGACGCTCAAGAACAGTGGGCGCAAGAGCAGGGCTACAAGCAGTTAAAGGTTAAGTCTCGTAACCAGTTCCCTGCAATGTTGCGCCTGTTATTGAGAAACGGTTACCTAATCGAAAAATTTGAAGAAAAAGAAGACATTAATGCCCATAGAATTCATTTTTTGAAGCAAATTTGAGCACTGCGGTTAACGGTTTATAAATTAAATGAGATTTATTATCATTTAAGTGTTGACTATTAAATGAGAATCATTATTATTAACTTCGTCTTAGGGAATGAGGAAATGTTCACAAGGATGTTAAGTACTCAAGTATTTACTTGGTTACCCAACAGAATTCTCGCGAACTTGTACTAAGTTCTTTTTGACACGACATTGCTCACATTGCTTCCAGTGTAATTTATAGCTTTTAGGTAAAGCTGTGGTATTCAATTTGAATGGCTTTACCGGTTTTTGCTAGGCGACATCTTCGGGTGTCGCTTTTTTTATACCTCCATTTCAACAAGATGCATATTTAGTGGCACGTTTTTTTATGAATAAAACGCCATCAGCATTCTTTTCCACAATGCAAGATCGAGAAAAGATCGTTGATCATATGTTCGATCTGTAATTTTATCGTTTATTTTCAGTGGTTTATTTGCGTTTTTTCGGTGGTTTACCTTAGTTCTCAACAGGGTGGGTAAATAATATAAACAGAGTTATCCACAGAACGCTTGTGTCTAAGAACAAAAAATAACAACAAATCGATTATTACGAACACAACCGAGTGAACGGATACAGATCGACAACGTAGAATCCAACCAACAGACGTGGCATTCTTAACAGATAATTTCTGTACTTACTGGATTCACAAACATTATGGCTCGTATTCCTGATAATCCATTGATTCTGATCGATGGCTCTTCTTACCTATATCGCGCGTTCCATGCTTACCCTGGCACCATGAGCAATGGTGATATCCCAACGAATGCTGTTTATGGTGTGGTTAACATGCTACGCAGCATGATGCGTCAATTTGCTTCTGATCGTATTGCGGTTATTTTTGATGCGAAAGGGAAAACGTTCCGTGATGATATGTACCCAGAGTACAAAGCAAACCGCCCACCTATGCCTGACGATCTTCGTTGCCAGATAGAACCATTGCACAATGTGATTCGTGCGATGGGTTTACCACTTATCTCTATTCCCGGCGTTGAAGCAGATGACGTGATTGGTACGTTGGCTTCTCAAGCTTCTGCGATGGGTATGCCTGTGCTTATTAGTACCGGTGATAAAGATATGGCGCAGCTGGTCGATGACAACGTTACCCTAATCAACACCATGACCAACGTGGTGATGGATCGTGAAGGTGTTATTGAGAAGTTTGGTATTCCGCCTGAGCTTATTATCGATTATCTCGCGCTGATGGGCGATAAAGTAGATAACATTCCGGGCATTCCAGGTGTTGGCGATAAGACTGCGACGGCATTGCTGCAAGGTATCGGTAGTATCGAAAAGTTGTATCAAAATCTTGATGATATTGCGGCGCTTGGTTTCCGTGGTTCGAAAACCATGGCTAAGAAGCTGGCTGATAATAAAGACAATGCTGATATGTCTTACCAGCTTGCGACAATTAAGTTAGATGTTGAACTTGAAGAGACACCAGAGTCACTCGTCAAAGCACAGCCAAATATCGACGAGCTGATCAAACTATACGGCCAACTGGTTTTCAAATCTTGGTTGAACGAGCTGCTTGAAGGTGGTAGTGGTGTGGTTGAGGCGGATGAAAGATCTGCAGCAACGGGAGCTGGTTCAGTACGCAGCAGCGCTTCTGCAACAACGTCTACCGTGGAGATGAATACGTCTGCCGTGACGATTGATCGCAGCAACTACGAAACGATTCTAGATGAAGCGTCATTCAATGTTTGGCTAGAAAAGCTTAAAGCAGCTGAATTGTTTGCTTTCGATACTGAAACAGACAGCTTAGATTACATGGTCGCGAACCTCGTTGGCTTGTCATTCGCAACCGAAGAAGGCGTTGCCGCTTACGTGCCGGTTGCTCATGATTACCTAGATGCACCGCAGCAGCTGGACCGTGATTGGGTACTTGAACAGCTTAAGCCGATTCTTGAAGATGATGTTCAAGCAAAAGTGGGTCAAAACCTGAAGTATGATATGAGTGTGCTAGCGCGCTACGGTATCGAGATGAAGGGCATCAAACACGACACTATGTTGGCTTCTTACGTTTTCAATAGCGTAGGTGGCAAGCACGATATGGACAGCCTAGCGCTACGCTTCCTACAGCATAGCTGCATCTCATTTGAGCAAATCGCAGGTAAAGGTAAGAAACAACTTACTTTCAACCAGATTGAGCTGGGTGAAGCGTCTCCATACGCTGCAGAAGATGCTGACGTGACACTACGTCTGCATAACCGCCTGATGGAAAACATCGAGCAAGATGAAAAGCTTAAAACCATCTATGAAGAAATCGAAGTACCACTGATTCCTGTGATGTCTCGCATTGAGCGTACTGGCGTATTCATCGATGACATGCTGCTAGGGGCTCAATCACAAGAGATTGCGGTTCGTCTGGATGAGTTAGAGCAGAAAGCTTACGAGATTGCAGAGCAAGAGTTCAACATGAACTCGCCAAAACAGCTGCAAGCGATCCTGTTTGAAAAAATGGGTCTACCGGTTATCAAGAAAACGCCATCAGGTGCGCCTTCAACTAACGAAGAAGTGTTGCAAGAGCTGGCCCTTGATTACCCGTTGCCTAAGCTGATCATTGAGTATCGTGGTCTTGCGAAGCTTAAGTCGACGTACACAGATAAACTACCGAAGATGATCAACGCTGAAACGGGTCGCGTTCATACTTCTTACCACCAAGCGGTAACGGCAACCGGTCGTTTGTCTTCGACGGATCCAAACCTACAAAATATCCCAATTCGTAATGAAGAGGGTCGTCGTATTCGCCAAGCATTCGTTGCACAACATGGTTGGAAGATCCTAGCGGTCGATTACTCTCAAATTGAATTGCGTATCATGGCGCACCTATCGGGTGATAAAGCGCTGCTGGAAGCGTTCCAACAAGGCAAAGATATTCACGCGGCAACGGCTGCTGAGATTATCGGCGTGGCTATTGATCAAGTTACCACTGAACAGCGTCGTCGTGCTAAAGCCGTTAACTTCGGCCTTATTTACGGCATGAGTGCCTTTGGCTTGGCTAAGCAACTGGGTATTCCTCGTGGTGAAGCACAGCACTACATGGACACTTACTTTGAACGCTACCCTGGTGTAATGCAGTACATGGAAGACACACGCAGCGCGGCTTCAGAGCAAGGCTTCGTTGAAACCATTTACGGTCGTCGTTTGCACCTGCCTGAAATTCAATCTCGTAATGGCATGCGTCGTAAAGCCGCTGAGCGTGCGGCGATCAATGCGCCAATGCAAGGTACGGCGGCAGACATTATCAAGAAAGCGATGTTGTTAGTGGATGAATGGATTCAAGCGGAAGGCGATGGTCGTGTGAAGCTATTGATGCAAGTACACGATGAATTGGTATTTGAAGTTCAAGAGTCAGCTTTAGCCGAAATTGAAAGTAAAGTACAACAATTGATGGAGTCAGCCGCTGATCTAGAAGTACCGTTAGTCGCGGAAGCAGGCCACGGTGACAACTGGGATCAAGCCCACTAATCAGTTTTTGACCTTATTGAGTGAATTAGTATGAGCCAGTGCACAAACACTGGCTTTTTTTTGTCTCGAATAAAGTTGAGCCGTAAGAAGAGTTTAGGTGTTTTAATAAAACATTCATGAAAAAAAACTACAAAAATTGTTTTCATTTCTGAGCAATTGTTGTACATTAAATCTTGTAGGGTACAGAGGTAAGATGTTCTATCTTTCAGACCTTTTGTTTCACGTTATTGGATTAGGCTGATTCAGCCGCCCCAGTCAGTATTTGACTGGGGCGTTTTTTCTTGTGCGAAAGAAAAATATTTCTAACCTACTATTACTCCCGCAACCCCGCCCTTTTTAGTGTCTTTTCTTACGCTTTCTCAAGCACAGTGATAAACACCTGATTTGCCTTAGATCTGGAACTCGATCAGCATTTGGTAATTTAAATCCGTCTCTAATTTAATTGTTTTATCATTTAAAATAACTTTTATTTTACAAGTTGCCGATAAAGGATTGATCGCTTACACCTTATTTATCAGTGTATTGAGTGGGTGAATGCTCAATGTAATCCATGATTTCTTGTTGTTTCTCAGTACTGTATTTCAGCGCTTCGGCGGTGATTTGGATGGATTGCGCCATAGAAGAGATATTGTTGGTCGCTTTCACCAAGGTTTGCTGCATGGGTTTTAGGATGAGTAGGTAGATAGCAGTCAAAGCGATAACAATGACAGCGATAACGGCTGCTAACGCAATGATGATCTTGGTCTGAATATCATCCAACAGCATTTGACTGGTCTTTTTAAAGGCGAGTCGAGATTGGTCTAAGGCTTGTGGGAGTTGATTGAGTGATGTTTTGGTAGAGCTCGCAAGCTTGTTGATGCTTTCAACGGTTTGGTTCAGAGCTTGTTGTTGGTCTTCACTAAGGTTGGGGTTGTTGACGATCGCCTGCAAAGATTGCGATATCACCTCAAGAGACTCACTCGCATCTTGAGCGTATTTTTCCATACCATCTAAGTCTAAGGTCATATCAACATTGATCAGTGGGGCTTGTTCTTGTTCTGCTTCAGAGGCGAACCCTGTCAATGAGACCAGCATTAGTGCAATGATGGCCAACGGTGTTTTCCACATGAGTATTCCTTTCTCATTGTTCTGTTTATTTAGATGTGTCTTTTAGTATGGTTCACTTCTCTCG belongs to Vibrio splendidus and includes:
- the polA gene encoding DNA polymerase I, whose amino-acid sequence is MARIPDNPLILIDGSSYLYRAFHAYPGTMSNGDIPTNAVYGVVNMLRSMMRQFASDRIAVIFDAKGKTFRDDMYPEYKANRPPMPDDLRCQIEPLHNVIRAMGLPLISIPGVEADDVIGTLASQASAMGMPVLISTGDKDMAQLVDDNVTLINTMTNVVMDREGVIEKFGIPPELIIDYLALMGDKVDNIPGIPGVGDKTATALLQGIGSIEKLYQNLDDIAALGFRGSKTMAKKLADNKDNADMSYQLATIKLDVELEETPESLVKAQPNIDELIKLYGQLVFKSWLNELLEGGSGVVEADERSAATGAGSVRSSASATTSTVEMNTSAVTIDRSNYETILDEASFNVWLEKLKAAELFAFDTETDSLDYMVANLVGLSFATEEGVAAYVPVAHDYLDAPQQLDRDWVLEQLKPILEDDVQAKVGQNLKYDMSVLARYGIEMKGIKHDTMLASYVFNSVGGKHDMDSLALRFLQHSCISFEQIAGKGKKQLTFNQIELGEASPYAAEDADVTLRLHNRLMENIEQDEKLKTIYEEIEVPLIPVMSRIERTGVFIDDMLLGAQSQEIAVRLDELEQKAYEIAEQEFNMNSPKQLQAILFEKMGLPVIKKTPSGAPSTNEEVLQELALDYPLPKLIIEYRGLAKLKSTYTDKLPKMINAETGRVHTSYHQAVTATGRLSSTDPNLQNIPIRNEEGRRIRQAFVAQHGWKILAVDYSQIELRIMAHLSGDKALLEAFQQGKDIHAATAAEIIGVAIDQVTTEQRRRAKAVNFGLIYGMSAFGLAKQLGIPRGEAQHYMDTYFERYPGVMQYMEDTRSAASEQGFVETIYGRRLHLPEIQSRNGMRRKAAERAAINAPMQGTAADIIKKAMLLVDEWIQAEGDGRVKLLMQVHDELVFEVQESALAEIESKVQQLMESAADLEVPLVAEAGHGDNWDQAH
- the tatA gene encoding Sec-independent protein translocase subunit TatA, which gives rise to MGGISIWQLLIIAVIVILLFGTKKLRGMGGDLGSAVKGFKKAMSDEDKPADKKDADFEPKNIEQQKKEASAETTAETKKDKEQA
- the tatB gene encoding Sec-independent protein translocase protein TatB yields the protein MFDIGFWELVLISVVGLVVLGPERLPVAIRSISKFVGQAKSMANSVKDELSHELKVQELQENLRKAEKMGMEDLSPDLKASVDELKQAAAQVQRPYAKPESDKPSETEPSVTETVESETIQINSEASAPSDKKAE
- a CDS encoding TatD family hydrolase; translated protein: MIDTHAHIYASEFDEDREQVVQRALAQGIDTILLPNIDLESIEPMLATEAQFPEVCRSMMGLHPCYVDANIEQTLKTIRAWFDKHDFIAVGEIGIDLYWDKTFKAEQEMAFVTQLQWAKELDLPVVIHTRDSIEETLNLLRKEQDGSLRGVFHCFGSSLEEAQAINELGFHLGLGGVSTFKNSGMDKVIPHLDMNYVILETDCPYLAPTPNRGKRNEPAYTELVAKRIAELRGITLEEVENITTINAKSLFNL
- the hemB gene encoding porphobilinogen synthase, whose protein sequence is MSVSIQGQFPGRRMRRMRKHDFSRRLMAENQLSVDDLIYPMFILMGKERREPVESMPGVERLSIDLMLEEADYLSKLGVPAIALFPVVNQDAKSLCAAEAHNSEGLVQRAVRLLKEHVPNMGVITDVALDPFTTHGQDGIIDEDGYVMNDETTEVLIKQALSHAEAGADVVAPSDMMDGRIGKIREALEEAGYIHTQIMAYSAKYASCYYGPFRDAVGSASNLKGGNKKNYQMDPANSDEAIHEVAMDLNEGADMVMVKPGMPYLDIVRRVKHELQAPTFAYQVSGEYAMHKAAIQNGWLKERETVMESLLCFKRAGADGVLTYFAKDVAEWLAEDNAQAAEHLQGR
- the ubiB gene encoding ubiquinone biosynthesis regulatory protein kinase UbiB — protein: MTPTELKRLYHIIKVQLEYGLDELMPEHHLTKAPLLARKSLFWLKNKHQDKELGHRLRLALQELGPVWIKFGQMMSTRRDLFPPHIADQLALLQDQVAPFDGALAKQDMEKALGGSLDNWFTDFDIEPLASASIAQVHTAKLKESGREIVLKVIRPDIRPVIDADLKLMHRMARIVAKSLPEARRLKPVEVVHEYEKTLIDELDLRREAANAIQLRRNFEGSEELYVPEVIPDLSSETLMVSERIYGIQVSDIETLNANGTNMKLLAERGVTVFFTQVFRDSFFHADMHPGNVFVNPENPDNPQWIGLDCGIVGTLNSEDKRYLAENLLAFFNRDYRKVAELHVDSGWVPHDTNVNDFEFAIRMVCEPIFAKPLGEISFGHVLLNLFNTARRFNMEVQPQLVLLQKTLLYVEGLGRQLYPQLDLWATAKPFLETWMMNQVGPQAVINAVKERAPFWAEKLPELPELLYDSLRQGKAMNHRMDQLYQGYRDSKRQQATGKFLFGVGATLVVCSAILVSSPYEQLSMGCGIAGVTFWLLSWRAYRR
- a CDS encoding GNAT family N-acetyltransferase — translated: MSVIVREGSLEEVVSVVEQITEFAKKESVASLSERLAGKTSLLLVAEEAGVLLGFKIGYELDENTFYSWFGGVSPLARNKGVAQAQLDAQEQWAQEQGYKQLKVKSRNQFPAMLRLLLRNGYLIEKFEEKEDINAHRIHFLKQI
- the tatC gene encoding twin-arginine translocase subunit TatC yields the protein MSSTEQTQPLISHLLELRNRLLRAIVAVLVVFVGLIYFANDIYEFVSAPLVDRLPEGATMIATDVASPFFTPLKLTLIASIFLAVPFILYQVWAFVAPGLYKHEKRLIMPLLASSSLLFYCGVAFAYFIVFPLVFGFFTAISLGGVEFATDISSYLDFVLALFFAFGIAFEVPVAIILLCWTGATTPKELAEKRPYIVVGAFIVGMMLTPPDMISQTLLAIPMCILFEIGLFFARFYVRKPDADEEEEAES